The region CCTTCTTTATTTTTATATATCTCTTTTTGCTCGGTTGTTAAATTTGCTATCATTACGCCGATGTATCCGCGCTCTATCTTACCGTCTTCTATAAGCTTTTTGGCTATCTCTTTGGTCATATTTGAAGGAATCGCAAATCCTATGCCGTTGTTGCCGCCGCTTCTTGATAAGATAGCTGAATTTATACCGACTAAAGCTCCGCGACTATCTACTAATGCACCGCCTGAGTTGCCGGGGTTTATAGAGGCGTCCGTTTGGATGAAATTTTCGTATTGGTTTAGTCCGATGTTGTCTTTATTAAGACCTGAAATGATGCCTTGAGTGATACTTCCGCCGACTCCGAACGGATTTCCTATGGCAAATACTATATCGCCTTCCATTATCTTAGAAGAGTCGGCTATCTTGATAGCTTTTAAATTTTTAGCATCTATTTTTATGATCGCAAGGTCGGTTTTTGGGTCGGTTCCGATAACTTTTGCTTTGTATTCTTGATCGTCTTCAAGCAAGGTTACTACTATCTCATCACTATCTTCAATCACGTGGTTGTTTGTAACTATATATCCGTCATTTGATATGATAACGCCAGAGCCTAAAGATGTGGTTTTTTGTTTATCTTGAGGAATTCTAAAGTTAAAGCCGAAAAAATCTCTAAAAAACGGATCGTTAAACATCTGATCTATGCCGTTATCTACTGTAGATGTCTTTGTAGTTGAGATATTTACAACCGATTTTTTGGCTTCTGATATTGAGCTATTATATGAGAGGATTACGCCTTGAGTTTCTTCAGGATTTACTCTTGTCGCATCATCTCTTGCTTCATTAAATGTTATCGTAGTAGCAAATAAAGAACAAGCCGCTACCAGAGATACTGCTAATATCTTTTTCATCTTTATGTACGTCCTTTACATTGTTTAAATTTTAAAGTGACATTATAAAATAACCCGCTTAACGCAAAGTTAATATTTTAATTATAAGTTTGATGAATTGTAAATTTCTCCAAGCTTGATTGACATAGACTAAAGTTTTATGCTACAATTTTTATAAAATTAATTAAATATAAGGATAACAAGATGAGTAGTAGTCTTTATGATACGCTTGGCATCTCAAAGAGTGCGTCAAGCGAAGAGATAAAAAAGGCTTACAGAAGACTAGCTAGAAAATACCATCCTGACATTAACAAAGACGCAGGCGCTGAGGATAAATTTAAAGAGATAAATGCCGCTTATGAAATTTTAAGCGATGATAAAAAACGAGCGCAGTATGACCAATATGGCGATGCGATGTTTGGCGGTCAAAATTTCCATGATTTTGCAAGTAGCTCTGCTAATATGGGCGATCTTAACGAAATTTTAAGAAATATATTTAGCGGCGGATTTGGTAGTGCGGCAGGAGGATTTAGTAGCTTTTCTCGCGGCGGATTTAGCGGATTTTCAAGCAGTGATTTTGATGGTGGTTTTGGCGGTTTTGCTCAGGATCTGGATATAAAAGCAAGAGTTAATATACCGTTTGAAGTCGCGGTTTTAGGCGGAGAACACAGGATAAATTTAAACGGTGAAAGCTTAAAAATCAAAATTCCAAACGGTATAAACGACGGCGAGAAGCTTCGCATAAAAGGCAAGGGCAAAATTTCTAAAAACGCTGGCATCGGCGATCTAATACTAACCGTAAGTGTGGATGAAAGCAGTGAGTATGAAAGAGATGGCGACGATCTTTATAAAGATGTTGAAATTCCGCTTAAGATAATGCTTTTTGGCGGCAAATTCGCTGTTTCTACATTGCAAAAAGATGTGACGATAAAGATAGCCGAAAACTCAAAGACGGGACAAAAGATCAGGCTCAAAGGGTATGGAGTAAAAAACCGCAAGAGCGGACTTTATGGAGATTTATACCTAAGAGCCAGAGTGGGGCTTCCTGATGTAAATTCGCTTGATGAAAATTTGATACAACTTATGAAAGAAAAACTTCCGGAGAGATAAAATGCGTGGATATGATGAACCGGTTTATTTGATAAGCGTAGTGGCAAAAGTACTTAGCATACACCCTCAAACCTTGCGTCAATACGAGCGTGAGGGGCTTGTAGAGCCTTCAAGGACGGATGGGCGAATGAGGCTTTATTCTGAAAAGGATTTAGACAGAATCAAGATGATACTTCGCTTAACGCGTGATTTGGGTGTAAATTTAGCAGGCGTTGATATCATCCTTCAGCTAAAAGAGCAGCTTGATCAGTTCGAGCAAACCGTAGATGAGATGAGAGGCGAGATAGAACGACTCTCAAGCGCAGGGAGTATGCCGTCTAAAAAAGCTCTGGTAAAGCGCAAAAACAGCTTTGATCTTATCTTTTACGAAGAAAAGGATAAAATTTAAATAAAATAAGCTTGCTTTTGATATAATTTTTATAGCAAAAGCCTATTGTAAGCGGGCTTATATATAAGACTAGAGTTGAAATTTGATTTATGTAATAATTAAATTTAAAGTTCAAATTTGAGTATAGTTACGGGGTGAGAGTTGGAAAATTTTTTGCTATTTTTTGCTATTTTGTTGATAGCTAGTATCGTATTTAGCAAAATTTCAGATAAATTCGGTATCCCGTCACTTATAGTATTTCTTGCCGTTGGTATGCTGGCTGGATCTGACGGGTTGCTTGGGATTGAATTTAGCAACCAAAAAGTAGCCCAAGATGTGGGCACCATCGCACTTATATTTATACTTTATGCGGGCGGTCTTGATACGAAATTTAAAGCCATAAAGCCCGTCATGCTAAATGGCATAATCCTTGCTACAATCGGCGTTGCGCTAACTGCTAGCGGCGTTGCCGTGATAGTGAAATATCTGCTTGATTTTTCGTGGATGGAGGCGTTTTTATTTGGCGCGATTATCTCTTCAACCGATGCTGCAGCGGTGTTTGCTATCTTAAAGGCTAAAGAAATTTCGCTTAAAAACAACCTAGGACCGCTACTTGAGCTAGAATCAGGTTCAAACGACCCGATGGCAATATTTTTAACCATGACTATTATCCAAATGATATCGCTTGCCACCATACCTGCACCTGCTGATGTGGCGCTTGTTCTGCTTGAGCAGTTTTTGCTGGGTGGAGTTATGGGATATATATTTGGTGTGCTGATGCCTGCTATTTTTAACAGACTTAGGCTTGAATACTGGGGGCTGTATCCCGTTTTTTCAATAGCTTGGGTCTTGCTTCTTTACACTCTTGCAGTTAAAGTCGGAGGAAACGGCTTTTTGGCGGTTTATATCGCAGGAATTTTCATAAATAAAAAAGAATTTGCGCATAAGAAAAATTTAGTAGGTTTTCACGACGGTATTGCTTGGACGATGCAGATAGTTGTGTTTCTTACGCTAGGGCTTCTTGTTTTTCCTTCGGCGTTGCCGTCGGTTGCGCTTATGGGGTTTGTTATCGCGCTTTGGATTATGTTTATCGCGCGCCCGATAGGAGTTTTTATCTCGCTTATGTTTTCACGATACGCGATACGCGAAAAGATATTTATCTCTTGGGTCGGGCTTCGCGGAGTAGTTCCTATAGTGCTTGCGACATATCCTTACGGAAGCAAGCTACCAAATGCAGAACTTATCTTTAATACTATATTTTTTATCGTTCTTATTTCCATAGTTATCCAAGGAACGACGCTTGAATTTGTAGCTAAAAAATGCGGAGTGGAGGATGATAGCGAAAAGGCAGAAGACATAGAAGCGTCGAATTTGCCTATCTTTTATCAGACTTTAAGGCAGCATACTATCCATTTTGGCTCTGAGATCATCGAAAAAAACTTAGCCGAGCTTGAGTTGCCTAGCGATTTTCTTATCCTGCTTATCAAACGCAAGGGTGAATACATCAAGCCTACGGGTTCATCGGTATTTGAAGAGGGAGATTTATTGCTCATTCAATGCGAAGATGAAAACAAATACAACGAAATTTTAAAAACTTATTTTGTTCCGCAGAATTAGAATTTTGATATAGTTTTTGGATTATTATTTAGTAGGCTATCTTTCAAAATTTGCTTTATTTCATAGTTGTATTTAAGTAATCCGGTTTTGACATAGCCACAAGATAAATCACCGCTAGTTCCGGATATTTCTCTTTGAATACTTGATAAAATCAGTGAATTTGGGCAGTGTATGTTATAAATTTTAGCTATTATTTTAGTTGCGTTTGTGTCTTTGTAAACATTAATAGAATTAATTTTTTGCGTAAATTTAAAATCACTTTGATTGTTTGAAGATTTTACATACATACTTTCTAAGTCGCTTATAGTAAAATTATTATCAACTACAACAATTTCATAGTCTTTGCTAATATTGCATTTGTACTCGTATATGCTACGATTTATAATATCAACAAAGCTTGTAGCGATTAATATTGTGGCTAATATCAAAGTAGTGCTGTTATTAAATTTGGCTTGTCTTTTTTGTATTATCTTTATAAAAATTGGTATTAATAGTATAGAAACTAGAAGTGAAACGCTAGATATAATTAGGCATAGTAGTATTAACACAGTTTTTATGATATTGCTAAAATTTGACACATAAATTTGATTTATCATTACAGCCCAAGCAAAAGAAATTATAAGTATTAAAACAATAGCTAACATTTACACTCTTTCATTTTTAGCGATGTGTATCGATTGGATATTTGATAAAACTTAAGAAACAGTTTTCAGTTTATAAAATTTATATTTGTAATTATAGCTTGTTTTTTAAGATTAAAACGAAAGACTAGCTAAAAACGAGAGAGCCTAAACTCTCTCATAAATTTAAGCTTACGCTTCTAAAGCCTGTTTTAGATCTTCGATCAAATCATTTGCATCCTCTATGCCTATGCTTAGGCGGATAAGCCCTGCAGGCACGCCGATCTTAGCTAGTTCGTTAGGCGGAATTTGCTGATGTGTGGTTGAAGCCGGGTGGGTGATGATGGATTTTGAATCGCCGATATTAACGACAATGCTAAAAATTTTAACCTTATCAAGCACTTTTTTAGCCTTCTCAAAGCTATCAACTTCAAAGCAAAGCAGTCCACTTGCCATACCGCCGTCAAAGTATTTTTGAGCTCTTTCATATCCCGCATCGCTCTTAAGCCCCGGGTATGTTACGCTTTTAACCGCTTTGTGAGAATTTAAAAATTCAGCGATTTTTAGCGTGTTGTCCGAGTGCTTTTTCATACGAATAGCAAGCGTTTCAAGCCCTTGAATTAGCTGCCAAGAGTTAAACGGAGAAATCGTAGCACCTATATCGCGGATAAGCGAAAGTCTCATTCTGAGCGTATATATGTCAAAATTCTCGGTAAGATCTGCATATATGAGTCCGTGATAGCTCTCGTCCGGACCTTTGAAATGTGCGTATCTTGCGCTTGTTATTATCTTTTGATTTAGCCCTTTACCGGCAACCACCACTCCGCCGATACTAAGCCCCTGACCGCTCATGTATTTGCTTGCGCTATGTACTACGACATCCACTCCGTGCTCTATAGGTCGGAACAATATCGGAGTAGGCACGGTATTATCGGCTATTGTTATAATGCCGTGTTTGTTTGCGATAGCGACTATCTTTTCGATATTTGGGATGGCGATTTGCGGATTTGATAGCGTTTCAAAAAATATCGCGCGGGTTTTACCGTCTATCAAATTTTCAAGATCGTCCGCGTTGTCGCTATCAAAAGCTCTTGCTTCTATGCCAAATCTCTTTAGAGTGTGGTGAAACAAAGTGTTTGATCCGCCGTAAATTTTCTTAGCAACTATGATATTTTCACTTGCCGCTGCGATGTTTGAAACCGCATAAAATATAGCAGCTTGACCGCTTGCGGTAGCTATAGCCGCCACACCGTTTTCAAGAGCCGCCGCTCTAGCCTCAAATATATCTGTCGTAGGGTTGTTTAATCTTGTGTAGATAGGTCCAAGTTCCGCTAGTGCAAAGCGATTTGCGGCAGTTTCGGCAGTGCCAAAGTCGTAAGCCGTAGTTTGATAAAGAGGTATCGCCATTGAGCCTGTGCCTGTTTTGCTATCGTAGCCAAAGTGAGTGGCAATGGTTTCTTGCTTCATTTTTTGCCTTTGTGGTAAATTAAATTTCGGTATTATACAGATAAAAAGGTTACATTTTATTAACGCTTTCGTTTTGGAAATTAAAATTTAGGCCTAAATTCAAAGTGCGAAAGTAGGGTATAATTGTATTTTTGTTTGGAGATTTATATGAATAGTGTAGGATATGATAAATTTAGGCGCGTAAAGTACCTGCGCGGACTTGAAAAATTTGCAAAGTCGGCTATAAGCGGGCTTAAAAGAGAGGATTATGATGAGGAGCAATTTCGCTTAAGAGTAGCTAAAAATGCCGAAATTTTGGCTAAAATAGAACCTGTCTATCTTGACTCGGCTTATTCAAAAGCGCTTGAAAAATTTGTAAATTTAATCATCGCAAATAATGATAGAAATGAACTTTTGGACGCGGCAAATTCGCTTGAAAAGCTAAAAAATTCCAAAACATATAAAAAAGATAAACATAAAAATAGATATAAGGAT is a window of Campylobacter sp. CCUG 57310 DNA encoding:
- a CDS encoding helix-turn-helix transcriptional regulator; amino-acid sequence: MRGYDEPVYLISVVAKVLSIHPQTLRQYEREGLVEPSRTDGRMRLYSEKDLDRIKMILRLTRDLGVNLAGVDIILQLKEQLDQFEQTVDEMRGEIERLSSAGSMPSKKALVKRKNSFDLIFYEEKDKI
- a CDS encoding potassium/proton antiporter gives rise to the protein MENFLLFFAILLIASIVFSKISDKFGIPSLIVFLAVGMLAGSDGLLGIEFSNQKVAQDVGTIALIFILYAGGLDTKFKAIKPVMLNGIILATIGVALTASGVAVIVKYLLDFSWMEAFLFGAIISSTDAAAVFAILKAKEISLKNNLGPLLELESGSNDPMAIFLTMTIIQMISLATIPAPADVALVLLEQFLLGGVMGYIFGVLMPAIFNRLRLEYWGLYPVFSIAWVLLLYTLAVKVGGNGFLAVYIAGIFINKKEFAHKKNLVGFHDGIAWTMQIVVFLTLGLLVFPSALPSVALMGFVIALWIMFIARPIGVFISLMFSRYAIREKIFISWVGLRGVVPIVLATYPYGSKLPNAELIFNTIFFIVLISIVIQGTTLEFVAKKCGVEDDSEKAEDIEASNLPIFYQTLRQHTIHFGSEIIEKNLAELELPSDFLILLIKRKGEYIKPTGSSVFEEGDLLLIQCEDENKYNEILKTYFVPQN
- a CDS encoding O-acetylhomoserine aminocarboxypropyltransferase/cysteine synthase family protein → MKQETIATHFGYDSKTGTGSMAIPLYQTTAYDFGTAETAANRFALAELGPIYTRLNNPTTDIFEARAAALENGVAAIATASGQAAIFYAVSNIAAASENIIVAKKIYGGSNTLFHHTLKRFGIEARAFDSDNADDLENLIDGKTRAIFFETLSNPQIAIPNIEKIVAIANKHGIITIADNTVPTPILFRPIEHGVDVVVHSASKYMSGQGLSIGGVVVAGKGLNQKIITSARYAHFKGPDESYHGLIYADLTENFDIYTLRMRLSLIRDIGATISPFNSWQLIQGLETLAIRMKKHSDNTLKIAEFLNSHKAVKSVTYPGLKSDAGYERAQKYFDGGMASGLLCFEVDSFEKAKKVLDKVKIFSIVVNIGDSKSIITHPASTTHQQIPPNELAKIGVPAGLIRLSIGIEDANDLIEDLKQALEA
- a CDS encoding Do family serine endopeptidase; the protein is MKKILAVSLVAACSLFATTITFNEARDDATRVNPEETQGVILSYNSSISEAKKSVVNISTTKTSTVDNGIDQMFNDPFFRDFFGFNFRIPQDKQKTTSLGSGVIISNDGYIVTNNHVIEDSDEIVVTLLEDDQEYKAKVIGTDPKTDLAIIKIDAKNLKAIKIADSSKIMEGDIVFAIGNPFGVGGSITQGIISGLNKDNIGLNQYENFIQTDASINPGNSGGALVDSRGALVGINSAILSRSGGNNGIGFAIPSNMTKEIAKKLIEDGKIERGYIGVMIANLTTEQKEIYKNKEGALISSVEKGLPADAAGLKRGDLVIQIDDKRVKNANDLKNIIGSLAPDKEITVNYERSGKIESAKIKLANTQQTGNTKGTSSIEGLSVTSITDDIRYKYKIPQDIVGVLVTDIKTDSKADKFGFKKGDIIIQIGEENIKNIDDFNKALSNSKNKKTLVWVNRGGIIQGLVIK
- a CDS encoding DnaJ C-terminal domain-containing protein — its product is MSSSLYDTLGISKSASSEEIKKAYRRLARKYHPDINKDAGAEDKFKEINAAYEILSDDKKRAQYDQYGDAMFGGQNFHDFASSSANMGDLNEILRNIFSGGFGSAAGGFSSFSRGGFSGFSSSDFDGGFGGFAQDLDIKARVNIPFEVAVLGGEHRINLNGESLKIKIPNGINDGEKLRIKGKGKISKNAGIGDLILTVSVDESSEYERDGDDLYKDVEIPLKIMLFGGKFAVSTLQKDVTIKIAENSKTGQKIRLKGYGVKNRKSGLYGDLYLRARVGLPDVNSLDENLIQLMKEKLPER